A genomic stretch from Setaria italica strain Yugu1 chromosome VII, Setaria_italica_v2.0, whole genome shotgun sequence includes:
- the LOC101778741 gene encoding uncharacterized protein LOC101778741 → MFQDYLADNPTYGPHLFRWRYKMNRELFIRIMNVVESHDDYFVQKRNAANVLGLSCFQKVTVAFCMLTYGVPADATDEYVHIGESTALESLRRFVVAIVDVFEYEYLRHPNEADTARLMALGDKNGFPGMLGSIDCMHWAWKNCLVESQGQYKGHVEKSTIVLEAVASNDLWIWHDFFGMPGSHNDINVLHRSPLFANLTEGRAPDVNYTINGRDYTMSYYLADGIYPSWATLVKSISLPMGNKKKYFAKAQEVARKDVERAFGVLQSRFAIVRGPARLWDIKTLGLIRRACVIMHNMIVEDEGFVDPIEQFDYGGQNVEPSRGQATQTLAEFIDAHKRIRDQETHFQLKEDLIQHLQNHHPDLY, encoded by the exons ATGTTTCAAGATTATTTGGCGGATAATCCGACATACGGACCACATTTATTCCGTTGGAG GTACAAGATGAATAGGGAGCTTTTCATACGCATAATGAATGTTGTTGAGTCACATGATGATTACTTTGTGCAAAAAAGAAATGCGGCCAATGTACTTGGATTAAGTTGCTTCCAAAAAGTCACTGTTGCATTTTGTATGCTCACATATGGGGTTCCTGCTGATGCTACAGATGAGTATGTTCACATTGGCGAAAGTACTGCACTTGAGAGCCTACGTAGGTTCGTTGTTGCAATTGTTGATGTATTTGAATATGAGTACCTGAGACATCCTAATGAGGCCGACACAGCACGCTTAATGGCACTCGGTGACAAAAATGGTTTTCCTGGAATGTTAGGGTCCATCGACTGTATGCATTGGGCGTGGAAGAATTGTCTAGTAGAATCTCAGGGTCAGTACAAGGGGCATGTGGAGAAGTCCACTATCGTTTTAGAAGCTGTTGCTTCAAACGACCTTTGGATATGGCATGATTTTTTTGGAATGCCTGGGTCTCATAATGACATCAATGTCCTTCACCGGTCTCCTTTATTTGCGAACCTGACGGAGGGTAGAGCTCCAGATGTGAACTACACCATTAATGGTCGTGATTACACTATGAGTTATTATCTAGCAGATGGTATATACCCCTCATGGGCTACTTTAGTCAAGTCTATCTCTCTACCTATGGGgaacaagaagaaatattttgcCAAAGCACAAGAAGTAGCGAGAAAGGATGTCGAAAGAGCTTTTGGGGTTTTGCAATCTAGGTTCGCCATTGTTCGAGGACCAGCTCGCTTGTGGGACATAAAGACACTTGGATTGATCAGGAGGGCTTGTGTGATCATGCACAATATGATTGTTGAAGATGAAGGATTTGTTGACCCTATTGAGCAGTTCGATTATGGTGGTCAAAATGTGGAACCTTCTCGTGGCCAGGCTACTCaaacacttgctgaatttattgATGCTCATAAAAGGATCAGAGACCAGGAAACACATTTCCAGTTGAAAGAAGACCTCATCCAGCACCTACAGAACCATCATCCAGATTTATATTAG